A portion of the Vulpes vulpes isolate BD-2025 chromosome 5, VulVul3, whole genome shotgun sequence genome contains these proteins:
- the SERPINB12 gene encoding serpin B12, with protein sequence MDSLVAANTKFCFDLFQEISKDDHHKNIFFCPLSLSAALGMVRLGARSDSAEQIDQVLHFNEFSQNESKEPDPCLKSKKQEVLADSSLESQEEIKGSLQEESSSDESGLLSCYFGHLLSKIDRIRVDYTLSIANRLYGEQGFPICPEYLDGVIQFYHTTIESIDFRKETEKSRQQINFWVESQSQGKIKELFDKDAIDSTTVLVLVNAVYFKAKWEKYFDSKNTVDAPFSLNENEKKTVKMMHQKDLFRIGFIEELKAQILEMRYTKGALSMFVLLPPYSADNVKGLQELEKNITHEKIVAWSSSENMSEETVAVSFPQFTLEDSYDLNSILQDMGITDVFEEGKADLTGISPSPNLYLSKVVHKTFVEVDEDGTQAVAASGVVGMERSLSSGVTFTVDHPFLFFIRHNKTKTILFYGRVCSP encoded by the exons ATGGATTCTCTTGTTGCAGCCAACACCAAATTTTGCTTTGATCTTTTCCAAGAAATAAGCAAAGATGATCATCATAAAAACATCTTCTTTTGTCCCCTGAGCCTCTCAGCTGCCCTTGGCATGGTCCGCCTGGGGGCCAGAAGTGACAGTGCAGAGCAGATCGACCAG GTCCTACATTTCAATGAATTTTCCCAGAACGAAAGTAAAGAACCTGATCCCTGtttgaaaagcaaaaaacagGAAGTGCTGGCTGACAGCTCTCTGGAATCGCAGGAAGAAATAAAGGGGTCTCTGCAG gAGGAGTCTtccagtgatgagagtggactgCTCAGTTGCTACTTCGGGCACCTTCTCTCCAAGATAGACAGGATCAGAGTTGATTACACCCTAAGTATTGCCAACAGGCTTTATGGGGAACAGGGATTCCCCATCTGTCCG GAATACTTAGATGGTGTGATTCAATTTTACCACACGACCATTGAAAGTATTGATTTCCGAAAAGAAACCGAAAAGTCCAGACAACAGATTAACTTTTGGGTTGAATCTCAGTCCCAAG gtaaaatcaaGGAACTTTTTGACAAGGATGCTATTGACAGCACAACCGTGCTCGTGCTGGTGAATGCTGTTTACTTCAAggccaaatgggaaaaatattttgactCTAAAAACACAGTTGATGCACCTTTCTCTCTAAACGAG AATGAAAAGAAGACTGTGAAGATGATGCACCAGAAAGACCTGTTTAGAATCGGCTTCATAGAGGAGCTGAAGGCACAGATCCTCGAAATGAGGTACACCAAGGGGGCACTCAGCATGTTCGTCCTGCTGCCTCCTTACTCTGCAGATAACGTGAAGGGCCTGCAAGAG CTTGAAAAGAACATCACTCATGAAAAAATAGTGGCCTGGAGCAGCTCAGAGAATATGTCAGAAGAAACAGTAGCGGTTTCCTTCCCGCAGTTCACCCTGGAAGACAGCTACGATCTCAATTCTATTCTACAGGACATGGGCATCACGGATGTCTTTGAGGAAGGGAAGGCTGATCTTACTGGAATCTCTCCAAGTCCCAATTTGTACCTGTCAAAAGTTGTCCATAAAACCTTTGTGGAAGTGGATGAAGATGGCACCCAGGCAGTTGCTGCCAGCGGGGTTGTCGGCATGGAAAGGTCCTTATCTTCTGGGGTGACATTTACTGTTGATCAtcccttcctctttttcatcagacacaacaaaaccaaaaccattcTCTTCTATGGCAGGGTCTGCTCTCCTTGA